The genomic interval TGCGTTCTCACGTGCTGTACCCCTTGAGCAATCAACAACTCACAGGTGCGCCGTACCCGAGATTGCACATCGCTATGCGTTAACATGGGTTTTCTCTCGGCCCAACATTCGATGCCTTCAAACAAGGTGCCACTTTGATTCCACCGAGGCTCCCCCGCCGTTAACGCCGCATCGAGGTGCAGATGAGGTTCGACAAAGGGCGCGCAGACTAAATAACCTTGGGCATCTAACGCGCCATCAGACTCTATCCAGCCGACTTGTGGCTCGATAGCGCTAAACTTTCCTTCTTCACATCGTATGGTGAAGTAACCCTCTTGGTGGCGTAAGCGTGCATTAATTACTTTCATCCATTTCTCCTCGTTCTATCCTTCGTCGGCGCTCAATGACGTGAATCAGACGTCGCATTAGACAAGTCACGGTGATTCACCGTCGTTAACGCCAATTGATTATGCTTTTTTGTATTCAATCAATGTTTTTTCTACCAGTAATGCCGTTTGTAAGCTCAAACGCTGCTGAGCATCAAAAATATTCATCCCTGTGATCCGCTCTGCTTTGCGCAGTCGGTGGGTTAATGTGTTGCGATGTATTCCCAAGGCAAGTGCGCTGTTTCTCATCGCACCTAACTGTTCAAAAAATACCATGAGGGTGTGTTTTAATTCTATTTGTGCCGGATCCTTAGTTTGAAAAAGCTCGCCAAGGTGGCGCTGACAAAATGCGTTTAACAACTCTGGGTTCTCGCTATTACCAAACAACTGCACGACGCCAAGGTGTTGGTAATGCATCATTTTTAGATCATGAGCGAGGCAATACCTTACCGCTTGTTTCACCTCTAGAACCGCTTTAGAAAGGTCTTGGAAGCACTGAGCTTCACTGATCCCCAACACACATGATGGCCCTAAAGCATCCATTCTCTCTAATAAATATTGCCAAGGCAGGTCCCTCTTCTCGCGACTCAACGACACCGGCAAACACAGCAGCCAACCTTGCTGATAATCCAGTAATGGCAATACGCTGGCCTGCTTATCGAGAAATTGCTTAAGCAAATATTGGACGGCCGCTAACTCATTTTGCACCAGATGAAAGCACTGGATCATGGCCACAACGATGGGTTGATCCAATGAGAGTCCTAATTGCGAGACTTGTTTCAGGGCCAATGGGTCACATTGCGGACTTTCTATCGACTGATACAACAGCCATTGGGTTGATTTTTGAGCGTGCTCCGTATCGATAATCGCTTTTGAAATCAACTGGGTAACCTTAACCATTGGAAAAGTATAAGGTTGTGAAATCAGTGGCAAGTCCAACTTGTCTGCCACTGACAATAAGCGCTCTGGGATCGCGGTTAAATACGGGGAGTCGATCAACATCACCACCCCGCTAGCGTGGCACTGAGCCGCGCTGTTAAATAACTCCACCAACTCTTGAGTTTGCCACTGCCAGTTAAGGCCGGTAATAAAGATCAGCTCACCACCTTCGAGCCAATCTTTAATATCGGCATTCTCCGCAACATAGGGCCATCGAACCATATTGCCTTGTCCGCCCGCTCCTGCACAAAGACGCAGAGAAGACAAACTGGACATGGCGAGTAACTCTTCTATTTTGATCACAGATTAAGCACTTTCCAACGCATTGGCTTTATGGGCCGCAATGTAAAGTAATAACGAATAAAACCCTGCCGCCGTGACAATACCGACTAAAGGTGCAATCCAAGGTGAAAAGTACGCACACGCCGAACCGACAACATAAGCCGATAACCCCATCATATTAAATGCTGGTAAGTTGGCCTGCTCTAAGGACGGCATTTTCCCCTTATAACGCACCCAATATTCCGTCATGATAATGGCCCCAATCGGCGGGATAAAAGTACCCAACAAAATTAAAAATGGGATCAGAAGGTTATACATGCCTAACATCGCCATCGCGGTACCGATTGCCGCTCCAATGAGGGTAATTAGACGACGCTTGTCGGTGCGCAATACATGGCAACCTGCAGCTGCAAAGTTGTAAATGGTGTTATCTTGCGTCGTCCAAATATTGGCAAACAGCATTAAAAGGGCCACCAACATAAAACCTTGCGCCAGTAACACATCAACAATGTCTGCTTGCTGGTAAATCATTGCGCCAAAAGCACCAACAAAAACCATCAATCCGTTACCGATAAAAAAAGCAGCCAGTGTACTCCATACCGCCACTTTGCCACTCTTGGCAAAACGGCTCCAGTTGGTCGCTTGGGTACCGCCGCTGACAAAAGTACCAAACACCAGTGTAATGGCGGCGGCAACCGGCATCGATGTGGTTGGCTCTTGCGCGATAAGTTGTGTTAAGCCACCGATATCCACAAAACCTTGATAAAAACTCAGGCCAATGAAAAAGAGCATGAGCGGTACTGATATTTTTGATAACCACTCCAAAGCGCGATAACCGATATACGCTGACACGCAAAAGGCAAAACCAAAGACAAACATCAAAGGCAAAGTGTAACTTTCGGGTAACTCGAGTACCTTTACTAAAATCAAGGCAATAGTCGCTGTGCCCCAGGCATACCAACCAATCTGAGTAAACCCTAAGACAAAGTCCGATAATTTACTGCCCTGAGTACCAAATGCATAACGGCCAAGTAATACGGTGTTTAAACCCGTTTTGCTGGCGATATAGGCTAATGCCGCCGCGTAACTGCCAAGTAATACATTACCGACCAATAAGATGGCGAGCATTTGATAAAAACTAAACGCCGTCCCTAACGTCCCTCCGGCCCACATTGTCGAGGTAAAAAAAGTAAAGCCGAGTAACACTGACATCATAGACCACAGGCCTTTTCTTTCACTGCTAGGAACGGCACTTAACGGGTAATCACTATTGCTGTTCATGGTATTCATCCTTGAATAAGTGGCGAGAAAATCACAATTTTGAAACCATAGACAAACAACTTACATGCCAACAAACGACAACCTCATGACGGCAGTCACTTCAGCATTCAAGTGCAATAACGCGACGTTATTTGTACCAAATGCACAATAAATGAAGAGAGAGCTCAGTCATCATTTTCCGCAACGTTAAACGACGCACCAAAAGTGACATTTTTCACCATCATTGTGCGCCCTCTTCTATACCTAACTCACCAGCGCTTATTATGAGCGGAAGGTAAAAAGCCCTTGCCAGTGTCGTTCACGCGCCAACTGATACAATTGCTCAACTTCTCTATGGCTTTCTTGTTGTAACCACTCAATGATACTTTGGTGAAGTGATGAAGGCTGTCTTTGGTGACAATAATACTGCCAAGCACTGTGTTGCACCGGTACTTGAGAAGGGCACGTCAAAAAGCCTTGTTTCATTTCCGGCAACACCAGCATCAAATCCGTAACCGTGACGCCTTGCCCAGCTAAACAAGCACTTAGCGCCAAATCTAGGGTAAAAAACACCGAATTTTTGACCTTGTCATTTCGCGGTATCTGGTTTTTCTTTAACCATGAATTCCAATCTTCGTGATTAAAAGTCGGGTGCAGGCGAGGCAAGCTCAACACTTGCTCTAAATCTTGTTGTTCACCCAACAAGTTCGGTGGGCACACGGGAGACATAAACTCATCGCGTAGATAGGTAAATGCGCTGTGCGCTTGATACTGGTGTCCTTTTCGCGTGTTAAACACAAACAAATCATAATCACCTCGGTGGACACCTTCATCTTCTTCCAATGCAGGAACAACACTGATATCGACATTCGGAAACGACTCACTAAGGCGTTTAAATTTGGGGATCAAGCAGCGTGTGGCATAACTCAAGGTCGCTTTAATCACCACTTTTTGATGTTCCTGATGTTGCCATGAGGCAATCAGGGTCTCTAACGCTTGATAGTGTTGACTCAAAGTTGCAAATAACGCTTGGCCATGAGCGGTTAATTCTATTGCTCGATGTTTGCGGATCACTAAAGCGACCCCAAGCTCAGACTCGAGCTGCTTTACCTGTCGGCTCACGGCGCTTTGCGTCACGTGAAGCTCTGCCGCCGCTTGAGTAAAACTCAAATGTCTCGCCACGGATTCAAACGATTTAAGACTGTTGTGAGAAAAGGGAAGATCAGGGTATGGCGACATCATTCGCATTCCTTAAAGTCATACCAAAGAGGCAGAAATGTCAATTGAACATTGGATAAGATATCCGTACCTTAGGGCTCTATTCTACCGAGGTTACCATGCAAAAAATACTTTCTCTTGGCATTCCGTTGATGATATCGCAACTGATATCCATGGCACTTGTCGCCACCGATGTGGCAATGATGGCACACTTAAGTGTCCTAG from Vibrio sp. HB236076 carries:
- a CDS encoding PucR family transcriptional regulator, translating into MIKIEELLAMSSLSSLRLCAGAGGQGNMVRWPYVAENADIKDWLEGGELIFITGLNWQWQTQELVELFNSAAQCHASGVVMLIDSPYLTAIPERLLSVADKLDLPLISQPYTFPMVKVTQLISKAIIDTEHAQKSTQWLLYQSIESPQCDPLALKQVSQLGLSLDQPIVVAMIQCFHLVQNELAAVQYLLKQFLDKQASVLPLLDYQQGWLLCLPVSLSREKRDLPWQYLLERMDALGPSCVLGISEAQCFQDLSKAVLEVKQAVRYCLAHDLKMMHYQHLGVVQLFGNSENPELLNAFCQRHLGELFQTKDPAQIELKHTLMVFFEQLGAMRNSALALGIHRNTLTHRLRKAERITGMNIFDAQQRLSLQTALLVEKTLIEYKKA
- a CDS encoding LysR family transcriptional regulator, giving the protein MSPYPDLPFSHNSLKSFESVARHLSFTQAAAELHVTQSAVSRQVKQLESELGVALVIRKHRAIELTAHGQALFATLSQHYQALETLIASWQHQEHQKVVIKATLSYATRCLIPKFKRLSESFPNVDISVVPALEEDEGVHRGDYDLFVFNTRKGHQYQAHSAFTYLRDEFMSPVCPPNLLGEQQDLEQVLSLPRLHPTFNHEDWNSWLKKNQIPRNDKVKNSVFFTLDLALSACLAGQGVTVTDLMLVLPEMKQGFLTCPSQVPVQHSAWQYYCHQRQPSSLHQSIIEWLQQESHREVEQLYQLARERHWQGLFTFRS
- the codB gene encoding cytosine permease translates to MNSNSDYPLSAVPSSERKGLWSMMSVLLGFTFFTSTMWAGGTLGTAFSFYQMLAILLVGNVLLGSYAAALAYIASKTGLNTVLLGRYAFGTQGSKLSDFVLGFTQIGWYAWGTATIALILVKVLELPESYTLPLMFVFGFAFCVSAYIGYRALEWLSKISVPLMLFFIGLSFYQGFVDIGGLTQLIAQEPTTSMPVAAAITLVFGTFVSGGTQATNWSRFAKSGKVAVWSTLAAFFIGNGLMVFVGAFGAMIYQQADIVDVLLAQGFMLVALLMLFANIWTTQDNTIYNFAAAGCHVLRTDKRRLITLIGAAIGTAMAMLGMYNLLIPFLILLGTFIPPIGAIIMTEYWVRYKGKMPSLEQANLPAFNMMGLSAYVVGSACAYFSPWIAPLVGIVTAAGFYSLLLYIAAHKANALESA